Proteins encoded by one window of Acuticoccus sp. MNP-M23:
- the ubiA gene encoding 4-hydroxybenzoate octaprenyltransferase, with protein MKTETLDARVADAPAGNWVDTWLPARLRPFARLARWDRPIGFWLLMWPCWWSAALASAAAGAPPSIVSLALFFAGAVLMRGAGCTYNDILDRKIDAHVERTRSRPLPSGQVSVEAAMLFMLAQAFTALAILLTFNTTTIIVAFCSLGIVALYPLAKRVTDYPQVVLGLAFSWGALVGWTSVTGALAVAPFLLYAGNILWTVGYDTIYAHQDKRDDAIIGVRSTARLFGEHTKRAVGGCYALTIALFAAALYAADAGLAAYIGLAAFGAHLAWQIARVSTEDPASCLAAFKSNRWAGWLLFAGLVAAAFI; from the coding sequence ATGAAGACCGAAACGCTTGACGCCCGCGTCGCCGATGCCCCCGCCGGAAACTGGGTCGATACCTGGCTGCCGGCGCGTCTGCGTCCGTTCGCGCGGCTGGCAAGGTGGGACAGGCCCATCGGTTTCTGGCTCCTGATGTGGCCGTGCTGGTGGTCGGCAGCCCTCGCCTCCGCGGCGGCAGGCGCTCCGCCCAGCATCGTCTCGCTGGCGCTGTTCTTTGCAGGCGCGGTGCTGATGCGCGGGGCGGGGTGCACCTACAACGACATTCTCGACCGCAAGATCGACGCGCATGTGGAGCGGACCCGCTCGCGTCCGCTCCCCAGCGGGCAGGTGAGCGTAGAGGCGGCCATGCTGTTCATGCTGGCGCAGGCGTTCACGGCGCTGGCGATCCTGCTGACGTTCAACACCACCACCATCATCGTGGCGTTCTGCTCGCTCGGCATCGTCGCGCTCTATCCGCTGGCCAAGCGGGTGACGGACTATCCGCAGGTGGTGCTGGGGCTGGCGTTTTCGTGGGGCGCGCTGGTGGGGTGGACGTCGGTGACAGGGGCGCTCGCCGTCGCGCCGTTCCTGCTCTACGCCGGCAACATCCTGTGGACTGTCGGCTATGACACCATCTACGCGCATCAGGACAAGCGGGACGATGCAATCATCGGTGTGCGATCCACGGCGCGGCTCTTCGGTGAACACACCAAGCGCGCGGTGGGGGGGTGTTACGCGCTCACCATCGCGCTATTTGCCGCGGCACTGTACGCTGCGGATGCAGGGCTTGCCGCCTATATCGGGCTTGCCGCGTTCGGCGCGCATCTTGCCTGGCAGATCGCCAGAGTGTCGACGGAGGATCCCGCCTCGTGCCTTGCCGCATTCAAGTCCAACCGCTGGGCGGGCTGGCTGCTGTTTGCCGGGCTCGTTGCGGCTGCGTTCATCTGA
- a CDS encoding DUF6101 family protein: MNAVSNAAIAMPHNATHPVMTSPAALFLPANDAIPRRQTAAPVAAPRRREIDVDVPATQEPVTIASPDAAAATMPLDTYRGIAVTVERCDGEPMFQLTLQHSDDAHSVPLACGMDVAVIAREWQAWAKALSLPLIAIDADGSVHAELNALGVLLAENPSPRRRGSPLVGRRSRFGRARRAAPLPFAMANAPRIEEHREIIART, translated from the coding sequence ATGAACGCAGTTTCCAATGCCGCCATCGCCATGCCCCACAATGCTACGCATCCGGTGATGACCTCTCCGGCTGCACTGTTCCTTCCGGCCAATGACGCCATCCCCCGCCGGCAGACGGCGGCCCCCGTGGCCGCGCCCCGCCGCCGCGAGATCGATGTGGATGTGCCCGCCACGCAAGAGCCTGTCACCATTGCCTCGCCTGACGCTGCCGCCGCAACCATGCCGCTCGACACCTACCGCGGCATTGCAGTCACGGTGGAGCGGTGCGACGGCGAGCCGATGTTCCAGCTCACGCTCCAGCACAGCGACGATGCGCACTCGGTTCCGCTGGCGTGCGGGATGGACGTGGCGGTGATCGCCCGCGAATGGCAGGCCTGGGCGAAGGCGCTGTCGCTGCCGCTGATCGCCATAGATGCGGACGGCAGCGTTCATGCCGAGCTCAACGCGCTGGGCGTGCTTCTTGCCGAAAACCCCTCGCCGCGCCGCCGCGGTTCGCCGCTGGTGGGCCGCCGGTCGCGCTTCGGGCGTGCCCGCCGCGCAGCGCCCCTGCCCTTCGCCATGGCCAACGCACCGCGCATTGAAGAGCATCGCGAGATCATCGCCCGCACCTGA
- a CDS encoding TldD/PmbA family protein, translated as MTTSDSDPLDLTRLSTLATRALDAAVKAGADSADAVVLSGRSLSATVRNGAIEEAEQSEGTDVGLRVFVGARSASVSVGPAANLAEAADRAVAMARAAPEDDSQAIAPADLLLRDAPADLDINDPTAPTMEELIARSNALEAAMLDVAGVTNSGGVSASSSHAGRAMATTNGFAGAYSTSTHGHSATAIAGDGTKMERDHWSSVRRHLADLLPVEDVGRLAAERTVRRLGAEPLSTRTATIIFEPRTASGFVRHLLSAISGSAVARRASFLAGRTGELVYPAGITVRDDPTVRRGMSSRPFDGEGLATAPIDFVQDGILTDYILDLQAARKLGLAGNGRAARGTGSPSPSPTNISVHGGAGDLAALMESAGTGLLVTDLIGMGANIINGNYSRGAAGFWFENGEIVKPVTEITIAGELGAMFRRAVFGDDAPGLYSVDAPTVLLEGMTIGGR; from the coding sequence ATGACCACATCCGATTCCGATCCTCTGGATCTTACCCGTCTCTCAACACTGGCCACCCGCGCGCTCGACGCTGCGGTGAAGGCTGGCGCGGATTCCGCCGATGCGGTGGTCCTGTCCGGCCGCAGCCTTTCGGCCACCGTGCGCAACGGCGCCATTGAAGAAGCCGAGCAGTCCGAGGGAACCGACGTCGGTCTGCGGGTGTTCGTGGGCGCTCGCTCGGCCTCGGTCTCCGTCGGTCCCGCGGCAAATCTGGCCGAGGCTGCGGACCGTGCCGTCGCCATGGCCCGCGCGGCACCGGAGGATGACAGCCAGGCCATCGCCCCGGCCGACCTTCTGCTGCGCGACGCGCCTGCCGACCTCGACATTAACGATCCCACCGCCCCCACCATGGAAGAGCTGATTGCGCGCTCGAATGCGCTGGAAGCGGCCATGCTGGACGTGGCGGGGGTCACCAATTCGGGCGGCGTGTCGGCCTCTTCGTCCCATGCCGGCCGCGCCATGGCGACCACCAACGGATTTGCCGGCGCCTACAGCACCAGCACCCACGGCCATTCTGCCACCGCAATTGCCGGTGACGGCACCAAGATGGAGCGTGACCACTGGTCCTCCGTCCGTCGCCACCTTGCGGACCTTTTGCCAGTGGAGGACGTTGGCCGCCTTGCTGCCGAGCGCACCGTGCGCCGGCTGGGCGCCGAGCCGCTCTCCACCCGCACCGCCACAATCATCTTCGAGCCGCGCACGGCGTCAGGATTCGTGCGCCATCTCCTCAGCGCCATTTCGGGCTCTGCGGTGGCCCGGCGCGCGTCCTTCCTTGCTGGCAGGACGGGGGAGCTGGTCTACCCCGCCGGGATCACCGTGCGCGACGATCCAACGGTCCGCCGCGGAATGTCCTCCCGCCCGTTCGACGGTGAGGGGCTGGCGACCGCCCCCATCGATTTCGTGCAGGACGGCATCCTGACCGACTACATTCTGGACCTTCAGGCCGCCCGCAAGCTGGGCCTTGCCGGCAACGGGCGCGCAGCGCGCGGCACGGGGTCTCCGTCGCCGTCGCCCACCAACATTTCGGTCCACGGCGGCGCAGGCGATCTCGCCGCGCTGATGGAAAGCGCCGGCACCGGGCTTCTGGTGACCGACCTCATCGGCATGGGCGCCAACATCATCAACGGCAACTACAGCCGTGGTGCGGCGGGCTTCTGGTTCGAGAACGGAGAGATCGTGAAGCCGGTCACCGAGATCACCATTGCCGGAGAGCTTGGCGCCATGTTCCGCCGCGCTGTGTTCGGCGACGATGCGCCGGGCCTCTACAGCGTCGATGCACCCACCGTTCTTCTTGAGGGAATGACCATTGGTGGTCGTTGA
- a CDS encoding 3'(2'),5'-bisphosphate nucleotidase CysQ: MVVDAATLEEDAALIADCATAAGALALQHFRGDVRQWTKDDGSPVSDADLAVDAFINARLCAARPGYGMVSEEREKAAAANGIARTFVVDPIDGTRGFLRGEKVWSVVVAIIENGLPVAAAIAEPVRGTLYTAVRGRGALRNGKPIFVSDCGGFNDAEVAMPAPMFRDGDFAQAGAKRAPVLPSLALRLVRVAEGRFDGCVTKTGPHHWDLAAADLIVQEAGGRILNLSGGVPRYDSATTSHPPVVAAPRDFVDVLRARVAAAHATTSV; this comes from the coding sequence GTGGTCGTTGACGCAGCGACACTGGAAGAGGACGCGGCACTCATTGCCGACTGTGCGACCGCGGCCGGCGCACTGGCGTTGCAGCATTTCCGCGGTGATGTGCGGCAGTGGACCAAGGACGACGGCTCGCCGGTGTCCGACGCCGACCTTGCGGTGGATGCGTTCATCAACGCGCGCCTGTGCGCGGCCCGCCCCGGCTACGGCATGGTCTCCGAGGAGCGGGAGAAGGCGGCCGCCGCCAACGGCATTGCGCGCACCTTTGTGGTGGACCCCATCGACGGCACACGCGGTTTCCTGCGCGGCGAGAAAGTGTGGTCGGTCGTGGTCGCGATCATCGAGAACGGGCTGCCGGTGGCCGCTGCCATCGCCGAGCCGGTGCGCGGCACTCTATATACAGCGGTGCGCGGGCGCGGTGCGCTGCGCAACGGCAAGCCCATTTTTGTGTCCGACTGCGGCGGCTTTAACGATGCCGAGGTGGCGATGCCCGCCCCCATGTTTCGCGATGGAGACTTTGCGCAGGCTGGCGCGAAGCGTGCACCAGTCTTGCCGTCGCTCGCGCTGCGTCTGGTGCGCGTCGCCGAAGGCCGGTTTGATGGGTGCGTGACCAAGACCGGGCCGCACCACTGGGACCTTGCCGCAGCCGACCTCATCGTGCAGGAGGCGGGCGGCCGGATCCTCAACCTGTCCGGCGGCGTCCCGCGCTATGACAGCGCGACAACCAGCCACCCGCCCGTGGTCGCCGCACCGCGGGATTTTGTGGATGTCTTGCGCGCGCGGGTTGCCGCGGCGCACGCCACCACGTCCGTTTGA
- a CDS encoding DUF4170 domain-containing protein, whose translation MAEKQLLHLVIGGELADLDGVTFRDLDKVDVVGVYPNYQAAHGAWQSKAQQTVDNAHMRYFIVHLHRLLDPETNTTQ comes from the coding sequence ATGGCTGAAAAGCAACTTCTTCATCTGGTCATCGGCGGAGAGCTCGCCGATCTCGATGGCGTCACCTTCCGCGATCTCGACAAGGTCGACGTTGTGGGTGTCTACCCCAACTATCAGGCTGCGCACGGCGCCTGGCAATCCAAGGCACAGCAGACCGTGGACAACGCGCACATGCGCTATTTCATCGTCCACCTGCACCGCCTGCTCGACCCGGAAACGAACACAACCCAGTGA
- a CDS encoding glycosyltransferase N-terminal domain-containing protein — MSFGTAVWAAYGAAGTLASPLAAAHLARRAGRGKEDAARSAEKRGIASAALETRPVWLHAVSLGETVAALTLAERIRNEGFDILLTTGTPTAAARAAGASVTHQYAPLDAPPFVARFLDHWRPAAALFVESEIWPTTLAALARRKVPRAHVNAHLSERSHRRWAQLPALSRPLFGSIPLALAQSEADAARFAALGVPHTATTGNLKFDAVVPEPAAEAVATLKAGLGGRPSWLAASIHPGEEAAVVAAHQQLAANIHGLTTFVAPRHMETAALVRRAAAAANVPIAGSRSAGDPPEPGLYLVDTLGELGVFFSVVPLVFLGGSLVPLGGHNPAEPASFGAALLTGPAHGSMFEPFLDAGAADVAGDAAALADKVAAGLGDPAAMAAQGAKARAVLGRERGATDRVMAELSGTLAAARALT, encoded by the coding sequence GTGAGTTTCGGGACGGCGGTCTGGGCCGCTTACGGTGCTGCCGGCACGCTGGCCTCACCGCTCGCGGCCGCGCACCTTGCCCGCCGCGCGGGGCGGGGCAAGGAGGATGCGGCCCGCAGCGCGGAAAAGCGTGGCATTGCCTCTGCCGCGCTTGAAACGCGCCCGGTCTGGCTGCATGCCGTCAGCCTTGGCGAGACTGTGGCGGCGCTCACCCTGGCCGAGCGCATCCGCAACGAGGGCTTCGACATCTTGCTTACCACCGGCACGCCGACCGCTGCGGCACGCGCCGCCGGGGCCTCGGTGACGCACCAGTATGCGCCGCTGGATGCGCCGCCTTTCGTGGCGCGCTTCCTCGACCACTGGCGCCCTGCTGCCGCGCTCTTCGTCGAATCCGAAATCTGGCCGACCACCCTTGCCGCGCTTGCCCGTCGCAAGGTGCCCCGTGCCCATGTGAACGCTCACCTTTCGGAACGCTCTCACCGCCGCTGGGCGCAGCTTCCGGCACTGTCGCGGCCGTTGTTCGGCTCCATTCCGCTGGCGCTGGCGCAAAGCGAAGCGGATGCCGCCCGCTTTGCAGCGCTCGGCGTGCCGCACACCGCCACCACCGGCAATCTCAAGTTCGATGCTGTCGTGCCGGAACCGGCGGCGGAGGCGGTCGCGACGCTGAAGGCAGGGCTTGGCGGACGGCCGAGCTGGCTTGCCGCCAGCATCCATCCCGGCGAAGAGGCGGCCGTCGTGGCGGCCCACCAGCAGCTTGCCGCAAACATTCACGGGCTGACCACGTTCGTGGCGCCCCGGCACATGGAAACCGCAGCCTTGGTGCGCCGTGCCGCCGCCGCTGCAAATGTCCCGATTGCGGGCAGCCGCAGTGCGGGGGATCCGCCCGAACCCGGTCTTTATCTCGTGGACACGCTGGGCGAGCTCGGCGTGTTTTTCTCCGTGGTGCCGCTTGTGTTTCTGGGGGGATCGCTGGTGCCGCTGGGCGGGCACAACCCGGCGGAGCCGGCGTCATTCGGCGCGGCACTCCTCACCGGGCCCGCCCATGGCTCGATGTTCGAGCCTTTTCTGGATGCAGGGGCGGCCGATGTTGCGGGCGATGCCGCAGCGCTGGCCGATAAGGTTGCCGCCGGCCTCGGCGACCCCGCCGCCATGGCAGCACAGGGGGCAAAGGCCCGCGCAGTGCTTGGCCGGGAGCGCGGCGCGACAGACCGCGTGATGGCCGAACTCTCCGGCACGCTCGCCGCGGCAAGGGCGCTGACATGA
- the lpxK gene encoding tetraacyldisaccharide 4'-kinase gives MRAPRFWWRQGASPGSVLMTPVGAVVGAIAGRRIGAPARRRLNIPVVCIGNPTVGGAGKTPVAIAVAHLLARNGQRPVFLTRGYRGRLAGPVEVKSTHCASDVGDEPLLLARYFPTVVAQDRAAGGALAATLGNVVVMDDGFQNPGLAKNFSVLVIDAAVGLGNGCVTPAGPMRAPFDAQIPHADAVLLTHVAGDDATRCTLPALNVPCHTVVLRPKAPRNLAGVDVLAFAGIGRPEKFFRSLEGLGADVRVRYAFADHALYDEDLASRLIGEAIARGLTLATTAKDAVRLRAGGPVGRKLTTRAVILDIDAELPPAFADAVLAACGATGRGPNGARGRGVSGMDPALQDVRRWRVR, from the coding sequence ATGAGGGCGCCCCGCTTCTGGTGGCGACAGGGCGCGTCGCCGGGTTCCGTGCTGATGACGCCTGTGGGCGCGGTGGTCGGCGCGATTGCCGGGCGCCGGATCGGTGCGCCGGCACGCCGGCGGTTGAATATTCCGGTGGTGTGCATCGGCAACCCCACCGTAGGTGGTGCGGGCAAAACCCCCGTCGCCATTGCCGTCGCCCATCTTCTGGCACGCAACGGCCAGCGCCCGGTGTTTCTGACGCGGGGCTACCGGGGCCGTCTCGCTGGGCCGGTGGAAGTGAAGAGCACCCACTGCGCCAGCGATGTGGGGGACGAGCCGCTGTTGCTGGCCCGGTATTTTCCGACCGTCGTTGCGCAGGACCGGGCCGCCGGCGGCGCGCTGGCGGCAACGCTCGGCAATGTGGTGGTGATGGACGACGGGTTCCAGAACCCCGGTCTTGCGAAGAATTTCAGCGTTCTCGTCATCGACGCCGCGGTGGGTCTCGGGAACGGTTGCGTCACGCCGGCCGGCCCCATGCGCGCACCGTTCGATGCGCAGATCCCGCACGCCGACGCTGTGCTTCTGACCCATGTTGCAGGCGATGACGCGACCCGCTGCACCCTCCCTGCGCTCAACGTGCCGTGTCATACGGTGGTGCTGCGCCCCAAAGCCCCGCGCAATCTTGCGGGGGTGGACGTCCTCGCCTTTGCCGGGATCGGGCGGCCGGAAAAATTCTTTCGCAGTCTGGAAGGGCTCGGCGCGGATGTGCGGGTGCGCTACGCATTCGCCGACCACGCCCTTTATGATGAAGATCTGGCCAGCCGCCTGATCGGGGAAGCGATCGCACGCGGTCTGACCCTTGCCACCACGGCCAAGGATGCCGTGCGGCTTCGCGCTGGCGGTCCTGTTGGTCGCAAGCTCACCACCCGCGCCGTCATTCTCGATATTGATGCCGAGTTGCCGCCCGCCTTCGCGGATGCCGTGCTGGCAGCCTGCGGCGCAACAGGCCGCGGACCGAATGGCGCGCGCGGCCGCGGTGTGAGCGGGATGGACCCTGCGCTCCAGGATGTGCGGCGCTGGCGGGTGCGCTGA
- the ctrA gene encoding response regulator transcription factor CtrA, with product MRVLLIEDDSATAQSIELMLNSERFNVYTTNLGEEGIDLGKLYDYDIILLDINLPDMSGYEVLRALRVAKIDTPILILSGLGNIEDKVRGLGFGADDYLTKPFHKDELVARINAIVRRSKGHAESVIRTGELSVNLDTKTVDVDGQRVHLTGKEYQMLELLSLRKGTTLTKEMFLNHLYGGMDEPELKIIDVFICKLRKKLSSATGGRTYIETVWGRGYVLREPEPEQRRELA from the coding sequence ATGCGCGTTCTATTGATCGAGGATGACAGCGCCACAGCGCAGAGCATCGAGCTCATGCTGAACTCGGAGCGGTTCAATGTTTATACGACGAACCTCGGCGAAGAAGGCATCGACCTTGGCAAGTTGTATGATTACGACATCATCCTTCTCGACATAAACCTCCCCGACATGTCGGGCTACGAGGTGCTCCGCGCGCTGCGCGTGGCAAAGATCGACACGCCGATCTTAATCCTTTCCGGTCTCGGCAATATCGAGGACAAGGTGCGCGGTCTCGGCTTCGGCGCCGACGACTATCTGACCAAGCCGTTCCACAAGGACGAGCTGGTCGCACGCATCAACGCCATTGTCCGCCGGTCCAAGGGGCACGCGGAAAGCGTCATTCGCACCGGCGAGCTTTCGGTCAACCTCGATACCAAGACTGTCGATGTCGACGGGCAGCGCGTTCACCTGACCGGCAAGGAGTACCAGATGCTGGAACTCCTCTCGCTGCGCAAAGGCACGACGCTCACCAAGGAAATGTTCCTCAACCACCTTTATGGCGGGATGGACGAGCCTGAGCTGAAGATCATCGACGTCTTCATCTGCAAGCTGCGCAAGAAATTGTCCTCGGCAACCGGCGGGCGAACCTACATCGAAACGGTCTGGGGCCGAGGCTATGTGTTGCGTGAGCCCGAACCCGAACAGCGCCGCGAACTCGCCTGA
- a CDS encoding histidine phosphotransferase family protein, with product MQSDLELASLLASRLCHDVVGPVGAIQNGLELIAEDESMTEMAMDLIKKSAAQATAKLQYARMAYGAAGGAEMLDPAEAGRLTAAMFEGERANIDWRWSGAAQPRLQVKLAMLLATFALGAVPRGGTVTLVHSDETGLAITAEGAAIRTPPFVELVTDGGDTQDPRAVQALLIERFAAEIGWTVKADAGETAMRFTTVPRG from the coding sequence ATGCAAAGCGATCTTGAACTGGCGAGCCTTCTGGCCTCGCGTCTTTGTCACGATGTGGTCGGCCCGGTTGGTGCGATCCAGAACGGGCTCGAATTGATCGCCGAAGATGAGTCGATGACCGAGATGGCCATGGACCTCATCAAAAAGAGTGCCGCCCAGGCGACGGCGAAGCTGCAATATGCCCGGATGGCCTACGGCGCGGCCGGCGGAGCGGAAATGCTCGACCCGGCGGAAGCCGGCCGGCTGACCGCGGCGATGTTCGAAGGCGAGCGGGCCAACATCGACTGGCGTTGGTCTGGCGCTGCGCAGCCGCGCCTTCAGGTGAAGCTGGCGATGCTGCTGGCCACCTTCGCGCTGGGCGCCGTTCCGCGGGGCGGGACGGTAACGCTGGTGCATTCCGATGAAACCGGGCTTGCCATCACCGCAGAGGGTGCGGCCATTCGCACGCCGCCCTTCGTCGAGCTGGTCACCGATGGCGGTGACACGCAGGACCCGCGCGCGGTGCAGGCGCTGCTGATCGAGCGGTTTGCGGCGGAAATCGGCTGGACGGTGAAGGCCGACGCCGGCGAAACCGCCATGCGCTTCACCACCGTGCCGCGCGGCTGA
- a CDS encoding EipA family protein — translation MRSALVALLTVSFLFTASLVPVRAFDGTPQPGAEGGFSSEDLLDAGHDFFGEATSGLAVGLSHMLARFGPPDGYILGEEGSGAIVGGLRYGEGALQLYGQAPAPVFWQGPSFGWDFGGSASRVMMLVYNMRSARELMQRYTGVDGSAYLVGGVSMTVMAADDAFVVPVRTGVGARLGVSLGYLKFTSEPTWNPF, via the coding sequence ATGCGTTCCGCATTGGTTGCGCTACTCACAGTTTCTTTCCTGTTCACCGCGTCGCTCGTGCCGGTGCGCGCCTTCGACGGCACGCCCCAGCCGGGCGCGGAGGGCGGCTTCAGTTCCGAGGACCTCCTCGACGCCGGGCACGACTTCTTCGGCGAGGCCACCTCGGGGCTGGCGGTGGGACTGTCGCACATGCTGGCCCGGTTCGGCCCGCCCGATGGCTACATTCTGGGTGAGGAGGGCTCCGGCGCCATTGTTGGCGGCCTGCGCTACGGGGAGGGGGCGCTCCAGCTCTACGGGCAGGCGCCTGCGCCGGTGTTCTGGCAGGGCCCATCGTTCGGATGGGATTTTGGCGGATCGGCAAGCCGGGTGATGATGCTTGTCTACAACATGCGGTCCGCCCGCGAGCTGATGCAGCGTTATACCGGAGTCGACGGTTCGGCCTATCTGGTGGGCGGCGTCTCGATGACGGTGATGGCGGCAGACGACGCATTCGTGGTGCCGGTGCGCACCGGCGTGGGCGCTCGCCTCGGGGTCAGCCTCGGCTATCTCAAATTCACGTCAGAACCCACCTGGAACCCATTCTGA
- a CDS encoding glutamate--cysteine ligase, producing MARDTLDDTPIEDRAQLTDYLAAGSKPADAFRIGTEHEKIPFHLADHSPVAYEGENGIGAVLSDLKALSGWEAIEERGKIIGLAGQEGGAISVEPGGQFELSGAPVLTLHETCVEANGHLAQMREIADRRGLGFLGLGMAPTWSREAVSMMPKQRYGIMTRHMPKVGTRGLDMMYRTATIQVNLDFADEADMVKKMRVGLALQPIATALFANSPFIDGAPNGLRSNRAAVWHDVDLARSGPIPFAFDEGFGFEAYAEWALDVPMYFIKRGDKYLEATSATFRDFLDGRFKPENGAVPTMGDWVNHLSTVFPEVRLKRFLEMRGADGGPWRRICALPALWVGLMYDDGVLDQAMALAGELSAEDRADLWRNVPRDGLTGTVNGRSVAAIARDVVALSAEGLRRRAHAHGEAADERHFLAPLEDAAHSARSPADELLDAYNGPWNGNIDKVFAANAF from the coding sequence ATGGCGCGCGATACCCTTGACGATACGCCGATCGAAGATCGCGCACAGCTGACCGATTATCTGGCCGCTGGCAGCAAGCCGGCGGACGCATTTCGCATCGGCACCGAGCACGAGAAGATCCCGTTCCACCTCGCGGACCACTCCCCCGTGGCCTACGAGGGCGAGAATGGCATCGGGGCCGTCCTGTCCGATCTCAAGGCCCTGTCGGGTTGGGAGGCGATCGAGGAGCGCGGCAAGATCATCGGTCTTGCGGGGCAGGAGGGCGGCGCCATCAGCGTCGAGCCCGGTGGCCAGTTCGAGCTGTCCGGCGCCCCGGTGCTGACGCTGCACGAGACCTGCGTGGAGGCCAATGGCCACCTGGCGCAGATGCGCGAGATTGCGGACCGGCGCGGGCTCGGCTTTCTCGGCCTCGGCATGGCGCCGACGTGGTCGCGCGAAGCCGTCAGCATGATGCCAAAGCAGCGCTACGGCATCATGACCCGCCACATGCCCAAGGTCGGCACCCGCGGGCTGGACATGATGTACCGGACCGCAACCATCCAGGTGAACCTCGACTTTGCGGACGAGGCGGACATGGTGAAGAAGATGCGCGTCGGCCTTGCGCTGCAACCCATCGCCACGGCCCTTTTCGCCAACTCCCCGTTCATCGACGGCGCGCCCAATGGCCTGCGCTCCAACCGCGCTGCCGTGTGGCACGATGTGGACCTTGCACGCTCCGGGCCGATCCCCTTCGCCTTCGATGAAGGCTTCGGCTTCGAGGCCTATGCTGAGTGGGCGCTGGACGTGCCGATGTATTTCATCAAGCGCGGCGACAAATATCTGGAGGCGACCAGCGCCACCTTCCGCGATTTTCTGGACGGCCGCTTCAAGCCCGAAAACGGTGCGGTGCCCACCATGGGCGACTGGGTGAACCACCTGTCCACCGTGTTCCCCGAGGTTCGCCTCAAGCGCTTCCTCGAAATGCGCGGGGCGGACGGCGGGCCGTGGCGCCGGATCTGCGCCCTGCCCGCGCTGTGGGTCGGCCTGATGTACGACGATGGCGTGCTGGATCAGGCGATGGCGCTGGCTGGCGAACTCTCCGCCGAAGACCGCGCGGATCTGTGGCGCAATGTCCCGCGCGACGGGCTGACCGGGACGGTGAACGGCCGGTCCGTGGCGGCCATCGCCCGCGACGTGGTGGCACTTTCGGCAGAAGGATTGCGGCGCCGGGCCCATGCGCACGGCGAGGCTGCGGACGAGCGGCATTTCCTGGCACCCTTGGAAGACGCCGCGCACAGCGCCCGCAGCCCGGCCGACGAGCTGCTGGACGCCTACAATGGCCCGTGGAACGGCAACATCGACAAGGTGTTCGCGGCCAACGCGTTCTGA
- a CDS encoding 16S rRNA (uracil(1498)-N(3))-methyltransferase translates to MREPTEIRLFVDAELPGRIGLTGKQVNYLRNVLRLGVGARFSVFNGRQGAWLAEIIEMTKNGGVAGTTALVRAQTPAPQLVYAFAPLKQARLDYMVEKAAEAGAGHLQPVLTQHCQVRKINRERLRANIIEACEQCGILTVPTIADPVPLTSFLGNVGDHTLVVADEALAGEPIDPVAAIRAAAPPLAVLIGPEGGFSEQERALLAPRAVRVSLGPRVLRADTAAVALLALVEAAHPSVS, encoded by the coding sequence ATGCGTGAGCCCACTGAAATTCGACTGTTCGTCGACGCCGAGTTGCCCGGCCGTATCGGGCTGACCGGCAAGCAGGTCAATTATCTGCGCAATGTGCTCAGGCTGGGCGTTGGCGCGCGCTTTTCCGTGTTCAACGGCAGGCAGGGCGCTTGGCTCGCCGAAATCATCGAAATGACCAAGAATGGCGGCGTCGCGGGCACCACCGCGCTGGTTCGGGCACAGACCCCCGCGCCGCAGCTGGTCTACGCGTTCGCACCGCTCAAGCAGGCGCGGCTCGACTATATGGTGGAAAAGGCGGCGGAGGCTGGCGCCGGGCACCTCCAGCCGGTGCTGACGCAGCACTGCCAGGTCCGCAAGATCAACCGCGAGCGGTTGCGCGCCAACATTATAGAGGCGTGCGAGCAGTGCGGCATCCTCACGGTGCCGACCATTGCCGATCCCGTGCCACTCACAAGCTTTCTGGGCAATGTGGGCGACCATACGCTGGTGGTGGCCGATGAGGCGCTGGCGGGCGAGCCCATCGACCCCGTTGCGGCAATTCGCGCCGCCGCGCCGCCGCTTGCCGTGCTGATCGGCCCCGAGGGCGGGTTCTCCGAGCAGGAGCGGGCGCTGCTGGCGCCGCGTGCGGTTCGTGTCTCGCTCGGGCCCCGCGTTCTGCGCGCCGATACCGCCGCCGTGGCGCTTCTGGCGCTGGTGGAAGCGGCTCACCCATCCGTGTCATGA